Genomic segment of Falco peregrinus isolate bFalPer1 chromosome 5, bFalPer1.pri, whole genome shotgun sequence:
tgtactGCCAGCCTGTCAGGAGCGTGATCTCCCTGACGACAGCCTGGCTGGCTCAAATACTTTTCACCGATCGCTTCGAAGCTGCGCACAGATCCGGGTGCCCTGCCGGGGTGCAGAGGCCTGGGCAGAACACGCAGCACTGGTGGTCGCTGGGTGGTTTCTTTGCCTGCGAAGGGTTAGCACCTTCAGGaccattttcctcctgctttccacCCCTGCAGTTCTGTAATGCCCGAGTGAAGCTGCATGAgatcctctccctgctgctgccctgctttttttcacagcagaggATGCTCCTGAGCTCCCCAGCGCAGCATTTTAACGCACTCTTGCCCACTGTTAGGCTGCAGTTGTGCTCCCTATTTCCTTCCTGGTTCGTGCACCTACTTATTTCCCACCGGCAAACTGGAAACCAgtaagtagattttttttttttttttttgtttgcttgagtACCTACCCTACACAGAGCTGGGCAAACATCGCAGGTAGGCTTGTAGCTACAGGTTGCTGCTCTCCAGTTACTTGGAGCCTCTTGCCCCGACAGGCAGAGTACATGCGGTACTGGTTCAGCGTTCCCTCCCTTCATCCCTGCGCTGCCCAGTTGTGCGCcgaggagggaaggaaaagaccTTCGTGGCAGGACAGCGTTGCCAGGGATGAAGCGCATGGCATGCTTGCTCTCAGGATTCGCTTTTTCACGTCGCATGGAGTCAAGAATGGCAAGACAAGCTGTCTGTTTATCCACAAACTAGGAATTACATAAGGGACTGCCCTGCCCGGTACGCTCTGCTTTGTCAGTAAACTCTGATCTTATTctttacttatttttcctttccgCCTCCCCCACCTTCCCGGTGTGGAAAAGGCGACCGGTCTTTGAGGTGCCATTTGAGGCAATTGGATTAATGCTGGACGTCGGACAGAATGCTGAAGGCAGGGGGAACAGGGCAGGAAATGTCAGCTTTGGAGGGGGAGGACGCAGAGGCTGCAAAGGGGAACTACGGGGTGGGAGAGGGACCAGTTGGTTTTGGGGCTCAGGGGAGAGCTGGGCATGCAGGGAGCGGGTCATGAAAtggatgggtgctgggggagggggctgcaggatTTGGGATTTTGAGCAGTTCTTATGGTTCCCTTGGTTAAGGAGATGGAGGGAAGCTGTgacaggggaggagggggagcgTGGTGCGAAGGGGGCAGGTGCTGTCGGCTTTTCTTGGGGCAAAACGCTGATGGTAACTTGGGGAGATTTTGGCTGGAGTGGGGAGTGCAGGATTTGGCCTCTTGCTGGTCTGCAGTCATGCCTGGTCTCTGAAGGGGAGGAGGGTGTAAAAATACGACCCGCAGAAGCTCTGGTTTTCATCCAGCTTTGGGCGGATGGGAtgtgctgctggccctgcagcctctgctcagCCCTCGTGCTTTGCTGAGCAGCAGGTTAATGCCGGTGGCCGCTTCGTGTCTTCAGTCGCTCCCTTTGGTGAAGGGGCCCAATGttgcttttttgaaatgttGGCGGCTTATTTCTGGTGTGGATCTCGATGCTTCCAGGTTTAGGGGGCTTTTGAGTTGAAAAAGAAACCTTCCCCTTCTGTACACACAGAGCTCCTAGGCAAGGGCTGGTCCTTCAGCCAGGGTTGAAACACACGCAGTTtcatgttttgtgtttctgtgtttttattttccctcccctctttgCGTGTAACTTCTGAGGCTTTCTAAAGCGTTTAGGAGAACTAGGGGCTGAATAGCACCGGCTTGGTATTCTGCAAGATCTCCCGAAAACCCCACTGTGGTTTTGCAGGGAGCTGCTCTTTTCTGTATGGCAACAGCGGAGCTATGTGGGAGCAAACCCGTCGGAGGGCTGTGGCAACAGGCATGTGGGCACACTTGGGCTTGGCTTTTGAAGAGTttgtttcagcagcaaaacaagcagCTTCCATTAACGCAAGGGTGGCCGGCCTTCCTGGCCCTGTAAACCGTGCTTGGCTGCCTCAGCAGGCTGAGGGCTGCGTGCGTAGGCTGCAGTGGTTCAGCTGAGGAAAGGAGGGAGCCCTGGGAGTAACTTGCACGCAGCCTGGCTGGAGTGAAGGGGGTCTGAGCCGGGTCTGAGGGTCACTGGGCGGCTCCTGGCCTCCTCGGTGGATGGTGGCTCGTTTCTTCTCGGTGTGGAGAAATTCCTGCCAGCTGGTGGCTGTTGGTGCTGCTCGGTGACGGTCCCAGCGTGTGGACCTCATGTGATGAACCCAGGAGCATCACGTTGAGAAACTCCAAGGCAGAGCAATGGTGCCGGTGATGGGGGGGCTTGTGGCACAGAAGTAAACCCCCACCCACACAGAAGGTCAAGGGACACATGCGGGCCTTGGGTCAGTGACTACACGGGCTTGAACCAAGGTGCATTCCTGCTGGATTAAATGCAGTCTCTGAtgacaaaggagaaaattgGCAAGGAGGTCTGGGTGGAGTAACCAGTTCAAACTAACCTTGCAACATAAGAGAAGTATGTCCCGGTTGTTGCTGTCAGTGGTCAAAAGGGCCGCGTGTTGGTGTGGCGCAGGACATTTTTGGAGGGGTGGCAGGTTGGGGAGGCCCTGCACCACGCCGTGCTGTGGCTGCCACTTTCGGATGTGCAGAAACAAGTCTGGTGGAGGCTGAGCCACGGTGCTTCACCGTGTGACGTGGCAGGCAGGAGTAGACCACTGCCGTCTGTTGGGGTCTAAGTTGACTTCTGGTTTTTGCTGGTAGTTGATGCTGCAGCGGAAACAGAACTTCCCCGTGCACTGTgcaaggctgtgctgtgctctggaAGGAAATCCCTTCCTGCTTACTGACATCGGTAGGGATCTGCAGCATCACAGAGCGTGATGTTTGCTCATCTCTCATCTCTCCTCTTAACTGTGGAAGTGAGCTACCAGTATCTTTAGAGATAGATGCCATCAGGCATTAGGTTTATATGAAAGCCATAGACCTTGTCCTGGGAGATGCACAGTGCTTCCCCCATCCCCCAAGCTTTCAGGAGATGTCACAGTGAGCCCTGTGCACTGCAGCAGGTGACTTGCCCTTTGCTGGTTTGGTTTAATTCTCTTGGTAAGCAACAGTAACGCTCTCAGTGTTGTGGTTGTGCTTAGAGGTTGGAGTTGGGATCGACATACAGAGTCTGAatgagggaggcagggagagaagcaaGGATGGGATTTCTGAAGGGTCAGTCGCTTGGTGGATTTGGTGTTAAAGGTGGTAGTCGTGATCcctttcctcagcagcacttgTCCTTTCACTGTCCATGccagtagaaaaaaacccctgcatcTGGCATGTCCCTTCTCTTCTGGGCCATCACGTGAAAAGCCCTTAAACTCAAGCAGTTCTGGAGAATGAAGAGCAACAAGCCCTCTTCTTCCTGGTGTGCTCCATAGCAGTGTCCCTTAGGATTTCCTCTAGCATGATGAGGAATCACAGACCTCTAGCATCTCATTAAGAGACCAGCTCCACTTGGGTAGTCATTATCTCCCTGCTTCATTGTGATCACTCTGTCATGATCGCACCAtctcttctgctgcttgctttgcaaCCTGTCGCTGCCAGCAGGATTTGGAAGCCCGGTTCCAGTTGCTCTTGCTCTGGTTCTGGCTTGGCACGAGCAGGCACTGTTTCACCACTGAGGTGTCTTGGTGAAGTTCTCCTTTGcttcttcccactgctgccacAGTGGTAACGGCTGAGAGGGGGCCAGGTTTGGATACTGAAAAGGTTATAAATGGGTTGAGGTGTAAATTTTAAGTTGGTCTCTTGGGGATACCTTCAGTCAGCTGCCATGGTTTGCCGGCAGGGAGACTGCTGAATTACCCCCAAAACCTGTCCAGGAGCTGCTAGGCGATGTGTCACCTTGATGAGAGGCTTGGTGGTCGGTCGTTCCTTCATAGCCCGCTTCAATATCCGAGCTGAAACGCTGGTGTAATGTGGGCTTGGGGCTTCTTCATCCAAATTCTTCAATGCAGCTCTTCCAGCCCGATTTAGATTCTCTGCCAAATATATCAGACCTACGCAGGCTTCTCTGAATGAGCACAGGATGCAGCCGTTCCTGAGCGAGGAAATGGCTGGCTGGTGTCTGGGGAAGGGCTGTCCTTGCtccaccagctctgcagagctgccccttTTGGCCGGCCTGAGGAGCAGAGGGTACCACGGCAAAGCCAACGCTTGGCACCACTCCTGCCTCTGAGGTGCTCTGCTGTGGGAGGggatcattattattttaataggaagGAAAATCAAGGTTCTTTATTACTTGTGGTCGTTAAAGTTCCCATGATGCTCATTGAGAGTCCGAGGGGCGTTCAGTTCCAGCACTCCATCCAAACTTCAGTGGGAGCAATTAGCAGATACTCTTCCTACCAGAGTTCCCTTGGCAATGGCAGCAGGATGTGGGATTCTCCTTTCCTGTCTGAACTTCTGTGCTGCTAAATTGTTGTGTGTCCTGCCCCAGAGACTGTTGTTTCTGTAGTGTATTAGGTGGTTCTTCCCTGTCAATACACAGCTCGTAAAGTGCTTTGGCTCCTCTAAGATGAAGGATGTGGTGCTGGTCCGGGCTGAAGGATCGGTGGTTGGTGTATCTGCAGGTTTTTGGGTAGATTTCCTTTTACCTTGGGCAGCTGCTTGGTATGAAACAGTCCTAGAACAAGGGTTGACTTGATGTTGGAGCTTCCTGTGCTGCCCAGGTATATATTTCTAGACAGTAGGGAGAGGCAAACCTCCCTGGCAGGTCAGACCTGGCAGTGGCAAGGAAAGCTCGAGCTGTTTTGCTTACCTGATAGTGGGGCAAGTTCATCAAGTTGGACTGAGAGGAAGGGTGGTTGCTGTAACTGAGGAGCTCAGGCTACCTTGTCAGATACTGTCGCAGCATCTTGGTTGTTTTTCCACTTCACATTAAATTTGAGATGTTGGAGCAGGATGCTCGGAAAGCCTCTGGTCTTTGGAAGGATCAGAACAAAGCGACCACCCCGCTTTGAGGAACCGGCGGAGTGGTGGTTTGGTCTGGTTGTGTGAACAGGAGCCCAGTGCCTGCTTGGGAGCCAACTGAATCCTCATGATGTGGTCAGTCTCGTTCTTTAGATGAGCCTTCATGTCATAAATCCAGCAATTAGAGCTGCGGTAACAGAGACTCTGCATTGACAGCTCTGGCAGAGGCACTGGGGAATAAGATGCTCCCAGAGTCGGTGCCTTCAGACAGGGATGTGTAGGGGGCTGGAGGGCATGCCCGTTCGCAGAAGACAGAGCCATATTGTCCACAAAGAGGCCACGGATATTTGCAGGATGCACGTTCTGCTCTGATCTCTTCACTTCAATAGCTGCGTGATCTTGGTCATGCCGTATGTGTCCTCTGGTCTTTTACCCCAGATGCGATATTCAGTCAAGATAAAGGAAAGCTTGAATTTGCTCTTTTTGCTGTTGATGGCTCAATTACCTGCTAAACACAAAGGATTTCTTCCCATTGCATTATCAAAAATgtagatttattaaaaaaagtcaacacGCTTTTAGTTTATCTTAATTTATTCATCCAGTGCAGTTTGCTTCTGTGGATGTGGAGGGTCTTCCTCTCGAGAACATGCATCTGTTTTGCAGGTCTACATAATTCAGATAGTTTGGCGCTAAAGTGCCGACAGCGCATTCCTTTTAGAGAGCAGTTGAATTTTAATAGCACCATAGAGTGGTTGAAATAGAGACTTCTCCCAAGCAGGCAAAACACCCTCCCTCATTTCCTCCTGCCTACCATCTTCCCACCTTTttggctttctgctgctgcGTGCTAGGTGTGTTTCCCGAGGCCTCTGCATAGTTTAGGGTGGATCCTGGGCAGAGGGAGACCTGCTTGGGCTTGTCCTTGGGTTGTTGCAGAGCTTGGTGTCAGCAGAGATGATGGCTCATGCTCCAAATGGCCAGAGAGCTGCGTTTTATCTGAAGGGATCCAGGCTTGCAGATACGTCCATGCAgctggaagaaggaaggggggaactGGGATGATTGCTCCCAAAATGTAAAGGGAAGAGACAAGGACTTGCATTGTGTGACCTATAATTGGGGTGAGCTATTCATAGGGAAAAAATGCCCGTTTCTCCAGTCGGTGGTGAGTGAGGGCTAGGATAATGTTTGGGCCTTGGGCAGTAAACcactgactttttctttttttctgtatagcaacattattttaataattcttttctagcacacagcacagggctgctgcagagtCTGCCCTGACACTGTCATATGTGCATTTCCTCTAAGAAATAGGGGATAAATAGGGGATAGCAACTTGTGAGCTCCGTTCCTCGGGCACCTTGAGCTGCAGGAGGCCAAATAACCACGTGTCATAGCCCAAAAGGCAGTTATTCCCGGGAAGCCTTGTGCTGTGGGTTGTAGCGGTGCCCTAAAGCCATTTTGCCCTGCGCTGGCTGGAAAAGGCGACGgtgatttttccctttgtgcccCGAGCAGGTGCCTGGTGTTGCTCAAGCTTCtcatctgtgctgctggagtGGGTGGCACCTCTGCGGGAGAGGAGGGCCCTGCCTTTGTAAAGCGATTTGGGATCTTTTCCGGATGAAGAGCACATTGAAAACATTCGCTGTTACTGGCTGACCAGATGTGGCTTAGCTCTTCCACCCGATACCTGCATATTTGATAGCCCTTCTAAGCTGCTCAGGTTCCTCTGTTCGCCCAGCtaaattttaaagcagtgcaaagaagcaaaagaaaaaaaaaaagaaaatccactgAGGTTATGCGGAAAACTAGTAATTAAGCAGTGTTTTGTCAGCACTTTTGGTTGTGATCACATCTTAATGTGGTCGTCTCATTTGAATGTAAATGTCAGATTCCAGAACTCCTGTAGGAAAGCGATTGGGTGACATCCCACTGGACTCGAGGTGAGTAAAGTGCAAGGTCAGGGGTTTCAGTTAACgctctgttctgctcttctTTAGTTCATCTAGTAGGTCTGAAAGGAGCAAGTTGATAACTTGagcttaagaaaagaaaataagccttTAGTGTTGAGGAGCAGCATCAAACTGCAGTTGGCTCCGGTGCAAAACCAGTCAGATGTGGAATGACCGAGATTGCTGCAAGCATCGTcctggggaggtggagggggctTCCCTTGCTCACGTGGCGctcagcacaaaaaaaaatatgttttttcctgCCTGGAATCAGGCTGACCTGGGGAGCCGAGGCTCAGTTGTGTTGGTATTTTGGAAATGCAGAGCGGGGCTCAGCACCGATAAAAGCGACGTTAGCTGGGTAGTTAAGGATGCAGGTCGTGCTATGCCAGGTTTGTAAATAAATTTGAGAGCTCCGGTATTGTTGTAAACTCACCCCTTTCGAATGGACCGTATTTTAAGTTGACTGTGAGCCCTCGGCTGCAGCAAGTTACATGTGAGAGCAATCTCTCAAAACGCAGCCGCTTCGGGGTGAAATGTGGCATctttgcagccctgcagagacGCGCAGTCTGGGACACCAAGTGTGTAATGCCTTTTCGGCGGGCGGAGGGTGTAGGGAGAGAAAAGAGCTGCCTGGGAAATTTAGGTCAGTAGTTGAAGCTCCCCCTTGGTGGCCCATTCAGACCTTATTCTTGCCAAGGAGGGGACTAGCTGGTGGTTGTGCCAACGGCTTTTGTCACTTGTCACCTGGTCCTCGGGACCTTTCCAAGCAGATTTCACCAATCCCTCTGCCGTGGCGTCGTGCCCTGTTGCTGCACCtactgcaggcaggcagtggggtgggttttttttgaaccTGTAAAGGTGGAAGGCTCTGTCTCTTGTTAACTAATCCCCAGACTTCAATACTCTGGCTGTTCAGCCCCCTGAAAAGGGAGCAGGGTGtgatttgtgatttttttttttttttttttaatttttttttattttaagggcTGTGTCTCTAGCCACGGCCTGAGCGTCCGGGTGCCGAAGCTGTGCCTGGGGGGCTCAGGGCAGCCTGTTTGCCCCTCGACGTTCTCTGCCGCTGCAGATGAAGGACACAAAGGGCGTGTTGTGCGAGGAGAATGAGTTGCGAAGTTGTACAACTTTCCATGCCAGCCCTCGGCAGTCTCATGACCCTGCAGCCGTTCCCACACTGTCCGGCCGATTGTCCCGGCCCCCTGGCCGGGGGGGTGACCTTGCCTGCATGGCCTTACTTGCTCCCCCAGGCCCCCTCGGTCCCCAGAGCCAGGCACCGTGGCCGACAAAGCCCGGTTGTGTGGGTGATGAAGCTTGACTGTCCAGAAGACTATTGCCCAAAGCTTCAAAATGCTTCATGCAGCTCAAATTCTCTTTAGAGCAGCGGGGGAAAAGCTTTGTAAAGCATCTAACCTAGAGGGGAAAGGGGTGGAAGGGGTGCTCTAATCTCACTTTTCAGGACCAGGAGGCATTGCAGGGTGGGCAGAGGTATCAGATCCGCTTTTCCAGGGAGCGGTGTGCCTCAGCGGCTCAGGTTGGGGTGTTTCAGGGAGCTCTGGGATTGCCATGGTGGGAATGGGGCAAGCGATGCCGAGGCAGTGGAGGCCTCCCCTGGTGTAGCCCAGTCCCTCGGGAGGCCAGGAGGGGTCCCTGGGACCACCTGCCGGTGCAGAGACGCGGTGACCTTGCCAAGGTCACGTCTGAAGCCAGTGCCTAAATTCGGAGTGAGTCTTGGTCCCCAAGCAGCGCTCAGCCGTCAAACAGCCTTTTCCTGCAAGGACCCCTTATCTGAAAGCCCCGTGAAATAAGAGCTTTGAGTTCAAATCTGCCCCTGTGGGAGCCCAGGAGGCGGCTCTGGCGTTGGTGCCCTTGTTCCAGGTGTCTCAGGAAGCCGCCTGTCTTGGGTGCTTGGCCTTCGTGGCAGGATTTGTGCCGGCTGCCTTGTGCATCCAGCCCTTGGGttcttccctcccaccctgaCTCCCCCATCGCGTTTGCATGCTGAGCTTCAGGTGTTACTGTTCAATATCGAGGGGTTTGTTTCAGGCTGTTGTTTCACAGACTCAGAACtgccttctgccttttctttgtattaaaGAAAGTGcagaaattccttttttccccccttgaattaatgaagctttttaaaaataagaactaCTGAGAAATCTGCTAGCAAGTGCAGAatgggggtgggtgtgtgtgtcgGGAAGTGAGCGTTGTTTTGCAACCTGGTTGCTAGCTCCCCATGCTGTAACGTGGTGCTGGGAGTTGCTTCCTGTATAATTACTTCTGTTCTGGATGTGATCCTGACTCAGCCAGCCCCCTGCTCCGTCATGTGGGGCAGGCCACTTCCcgctgtgcctcagtttctctatCTGTAAACTGGGGACTTTGATACCGTGCTTGTGACAAGGTGTTTTGTGAAGCAAATTATATATGCGCGGATGTCTTATCTCCTAACGATCCCCATGCTTGGGGCGGAGGCAGCCAATTTATTGATTTATAGGCAgagagcatctctgctgccagcagtatGTGGGTTTACTGTTTGAGATGGAGAGCAGGGAAGTACTGTTCTCGGTTTTGGGGATCCGAAGACTGGGCTTGGGAGAAGTTGAGGGGCTCATTCAAGGCAGGCAGCATGGTGAAGCTGGGCAGGTTTCACTCTTGCCTGAGTTTGACCCCAGTGCCCTTCTCCCGGCAAAGGGGGATCCTTCCCAAACGGAGCTGCTCGGTGCACCCTGGCTTTTTCAGCTCTGGAAAGAGAGGGGATGAATTTACAGTCAGGTGGCTCCGTTTGTGTTGCGCTAGCATGTCAGGAGTGACTGACTTCTTTATCTTTTCCCAACCAAACCCTCGGTGTTGGAAagaactgctgcttctgctgaaagcCTTGGGATgcagggggctggtgccaggTCTGCTGCCGGTGCTTCATGAGACCGGTCTCCTTTCCCCTCTGGCCTGTGCAGAGGCTCCTGTTCCTGGGCACGGTGCGGTGGGTGCCTTAAGTTTTAGCGTTGAAGTTCGTCTCTCTGCAAAACGCCCTTagcagcagggtggggtggTTGGTGTCACTCTGTTCCCGCACACCAGTGCCCTCGAGTGCTGGGCTTGCTGGTGTGCCCTTTCCAAAGGATGCTGGCTGCCAGCTTCTGAGGTACCTGCAGACCCTGGGACCCCAGGGACAACCAACGGGAACAGTTTCCCCAGCAATTATGTGATTGTACCAGGAGTTGGGCTGGGCAGAGCGAGGCTGAATGAGCAGGGGACCTTTCCGGTAGAAGTGGTGGGAATGGGAAATACTCCCAGAGATGGACTGGGGTACACTGGTGAGGTTCAAGCCGCTGTAGCCCAATGCCGGGCATGCCTGCCAGCTTGGTCCAGATGCTGCCTGGCTGTATTAACTCTGGTCCTTGCCAAGGCTTGCTTACTCTGGCCCAGATTTGTGCTAATTCAGCTGTTCTTCCAGCCTCTAGCTTGAGAGCACCTGGGCTgcatttctcctccttcccagcgTGAAGATAAGCACGGGTCCGTCCTCGCCTGCCGATGGAGGCATGTCTTAGATGCCAGGCAGGACAGCGGGCCTGGCGGTGATGTGGAGGGGTGCAGAGGACGTGTGAGCCGGTAGCTAGTGCTTGCTGCAGAGCGTGCTGGCGTCGGTCGACAGGtacctgctctgtgctgggagcttGCCTGTGCGCTGTGATGCCTCCGAGCAGCCAAGGCCCCTGTGACTCAttgctctttccttcttctctcgTAGCCTTTTGCGTTGAAGATGGCGGGTGGCGTGGACGGCCCCATAGGGATCCCGTTCCCCGATCACAGCAGTGACATCCTCAGCAGTCTGAATGAGCAGAGAAACAACGGGCTGTTGTGCGACGTGGTCATCTTGGTGGAAGGCCAGGAGTTCCCCACCCACCGCTCCGTCCTGGCAGCGTGCAGCCAGTACTTCAAGAAGCTTTTCACCTCAGGGTTAGTGGTGGACCAGCAAAACGTGTATGAGATAGACTTTGTGAGTGCAGACGCCTTGTCGGCTCTGCTGGAGTTCGCTTACACCGCAACCCTTACTGTCAGCACTTCGAACGTCAATGACATCCTCAATGCTGCCACACTGCTGGAGATCCCGGCAGTAAGGGATGTTTGCACGGATCTCCTGGACAGGAAGATTCTGGCCAAAAATGACCAGATGGATACAGTAGATCAAATTGATCAAAGGAACCATCTCAGAGCAAAAGAGTACCTGGAGTTCTTCCAGAGCAACCCTGTCAATGGCCACCAAGGCAGCTTTCCGTGGACCAACCCAGAGTTGAGAGACCTTCAGAGACTGAACTTCCGAGgccaagaggaggaggaggagccgGACTGCAATGGCATGGACTTCTACTCGCAAGCCCCTCTAAACGAAAGACCAAAGGTGAATGACTGTGATCCTGACAGCAACCCAGCCATGTGGCTggacagagaggaggaggaggcggtgGCTCCTGGCTCTCTATTTTCACCTTCTCAGAATGGACATTACAGCAGCCGTGGCCTGCCCACACCGGGAGAAGAGGaggggaccctgggggggccTCTGGACCAGCAGGAAGCCGGCGACTCCCCCAGCTTCGCTCCTGCTGGAGCGGACACGGAGGATGATGCGAGGGAGGTGGATGGCTTGGCTGCTAGTGCCCTGCTACAGCAAATGATGAATTCTGTGGGGAGACAGCAGCTCGGGGAGGATGACCGAAAGGATGATGATGGGGTCATGGATTATTACTTGAAATATTTCGGCAGTTCGAATGAGGGCGATGTGTATCCGTCCTGGTCCCAGAAGGTGGAGA
This window contains:
- the ZBTB7A gene encoding LOW QUALITY PROTEIN: zinc finger and BTB domain-containing protein 7A (The sequence of the model RefSeq protein was modified relative to this genomic sequence to represent the inferred CDS: inserted 1 base in 1 codon; deleted 3 bases in 3 codons), yielding MAGGVDGPIGIPFPDHSSDILSSLNEQRNNGLLCDVVILVEGQEFPTHRSVLAACSQYFKKLFTSGLVVDQQNVYEIDFVSADALSALLEFAYTATLTVSTSNVNDILNAATLLEIPAVRDVCTDLLDRKILAKNDQMDTVDQIDQRNHLRAKEYLEFFQSNPVNGHQGSFPWTNPELRDLQRLNFRGQEEEEEPDCNGMDFYSQAPLNERPKVNDCDPDSNPAMWLDREEEEAVAPGSLFSPSQNGHYSSRGLPTPGEEEGTLGGPLDQQEAGDSPSFAPAGADTEDDAREVDGLAASALLQQMMNSVGRQQLGEDDRKDDDGVMDYYLKYFGSSNEGDVYPSWSQKVEKKIRAKAFQKCPICEKVIQGAGKLPRHIRTHTGEKPYECNICKVRFTRQDKLKVHMRKHTGEKPYLCQQCGAAFAHNYDLKNHMRVHTGLRPYQCDSCRKTFVRSDHLHRHLKKDGCNGIPSRRGRKPRVRDAGDLPTTPTGNPEDGSFQVGGESQESEDTPQRDGEEQQHFEDNXNNEASGLNVAGGSSEGNTQGLS